The following are encoded together in the Citrobacter arsenatis genome:
- the lolE gene encoding lipoprotein-releasing ABC transporter permease subunit LolE produces MASPLSLLIGLRFSRGRRRGGMVSLISVISTVGIALGVAVLIVGLSAMNGFERELNNRILAVVPHGEIEAVNQPWNNWQEALDKVQKVPGIVAAAPYINFTGLVESGANLRAVQVKGVDPKQEQRLSALPSFVQNHAWDNFKAGEQQIIIGKGIADALKVKQGDWVSIMIPNASADHKLQQPKRVRLHVTGILQLSGQLDHSFAMIPMQDAQQYLDMRSSVSGIALKVNDVFNANKLVRDAGEVTNNYVYIKSWIGTYGYMYRDIQMIRAIMYLAMVLVIGVACFNIVSTLVMAVKDKSGDIAVLRTLGAKDGLIRAIFVWYGLLAGLFGSLIGVVIGVVVSLQLTPIINGIEALIGHQFLSGDIYFIDFLPSELHWLDVIYVLVTALVLSLLASWYPARRASNIDPARVLSGQ; encoded by the coding sequence ATGGCTTCGCCTTTATCGTTATTGATTGGTCTGCGCTTTAGCCGTGGTCGGCGGCGCGGCGGTATGGTTTCGTTAATTTCGGTGATATCTACTGTGGGTATCGCGTTGGGTGTGGCGGTGTTGATCGTCGGTTTAAGCGCCATGAACGGATTTGAGCGTGAGCTGAACAACCGTATTCTGGCCGTCGTTCCACACGGAGAGATTGAAGCCGTAAATCAGCCGTGGAACAACTGGCAGGAAGCACTCGATAAGGTACAGAAGGTACCAGGCATTGTCGCTGCGGCACCTTATATCAACTTTACCGGGCTGGTGGAGAGTGGGGCGAACCTACGCGCGGTGCAGGTAAAGGGCGTTGACCCAAAACAGGAGCAGCGTTTAAGCGCGCTGCCATCCTTCGTGCAAAACCACGCCTGGGATAATTTCAAAGCCGGTGAGCAACAAATCATTATTGGTAAGGGGATTGCCGACGCGCTGAAGGTGAAGCAGGGCGACTGGGTGTCGATTATGATCCCTAACGCCAGCGCAGATCACAAGTTACAGCAGCCTAAACGCGTGCGTTTGCACGTTACGGGGATCCTGCAACTGAGCGGTCAGCTCGATCACAGCTTTGCCATGATCCCAATGCAAGATGCGCAGCAATACCTGGATATGAGATCCAGCGTATCCGGAATCGCGCTGAAAGTTAATGACGTGTTTAACGCCAATAAACTGGTGCGAGACGCGGGTGAAGTCACCAATAACTATGTTTATATTAAGAGCTGGATCGGTACTTACGGTTATATGTATCGCGATATCCAGATGATCCGCGCCATTATGTATCTGGCGATGGTGCTGGTGATTGGCGTGGCCTGTTTTAATATCGTTTCCACGTTAGTGATGGCGGTAAAAGACAAAAGCGGCGATATTGCGGTATTAAGAACCCTCGGGGCTAAAGATGGCCTTATCCGTGCCATTTTTGTCTGGTACGGTCTGCTGGCGGGTCTGTTCGGTAGTCTGATAGGTGTCGTTATCGGGGTGGTTGTCTCGCTGCAGCTGACGCCAATCATTAACGGGATCGAGGCGCTCATTGGTCATCAGTTCCTGTCCGGCGATATCTATTTTATTGACTTCCTGCCTTCGGAATTACACTGGCTGGATGTGATTTACGTGCTGGTGACAGCATTAGTGCTGAGTCTTTTGGCAAGTTGGTATCCGGCGCGTCGCGCCAGCAATATTGATCCTGCGAGAGTACTTAGCGGCCAATAA
- the nagK gene encoding N-acetylglucosamine kinase, whose product MYYGFDIGGTKIALGVFDKQRRLQWETRVPTPRDSYDAFLDAVCNLVTEADQRFGVKGSVGIGIPGMPETEDGTLYAANVPAASGKPLRADLSARLDRDVRLDNDANCFALSEAWDDEFTQYPLVMGLILGTGVGGGLVLNGKSITGRSYITGEFGHIRLPVDALTLMGFDFPLRRCGCGQLGCIESYLSGGGFAWLYQHYYHQPLDAREIIALWEQGDEQARAHVERYLDLLAVCLGNILTIVDPDLVVIGGGLSNFTAITTQLADRLPRHLLPVARVPRIEQARHGDAGGMRGAAFLHLTD is encoded by the coding sequence ATGTATTACGGATTTGACATCGGCGGGACCAAAATTGCATTGGGCGTGTTTGATAAGCAACGTCGTTTGCAGTGGGAAACTCGCGTTCCTACGCCTCGTGACAGCTACGACGCTTTCCTTGATGCGGTCTGCAATCTGGTGACAGAAGCGGACCAGCGGTTCGGCGTCAAAGGTTCGGTAGGCATCGGCATTCCTGGCATGCCGGAAACGGAAGATGGCACGCTGTACGCAGCCAACGTTCCTGCCGCCAGTGGTAAACCGCTTCGCGCCGATCTCAGCGCCCGCCTTGATCGCGATGTGCGTCTGGACAACGATGCGAACTGTTTCGCCCTCTCCGAAGCCTGGGATGACGAATTCACCCAATATCCGCTCGTGATGGGGTTGATCCTCGGCACGGGCGTCGGCGGCGGTCTGGTGCTGAACGGAAAGTCCATCACCGGCCGCAGCTATATTACCGGCGAGTTTGGTCATATTCGTCTGCCTGTCGATGCGCTGACCCTGATGGGTTTTGATTTTCCGCTGCGCCGCTGCGGGTGCGGTCAACTAGGATGTATCGAAAGTTATCTTTCCGGCGGTGGATTTGCGTGGTTGTATCAGCATTACTACCATCAACCGTTGGATGCCCGTGAAATTATTGCGCTGTGGGAGCAGGGTGATGAGCAAGCGCGTGCCCACGTTGAACGCTATCTGGATTTGCTGGCGGTGTGCCTTGGGAATATCCTGACTATCGTCGATCCTGATTTGGTGGTGATCGGTGGAGGCTTGTCGAATTTTACCGCTATTACGACGCAACTGGCGGACCGACTGCCACGTCATCTACTGCCGGTTGCCCGGGTGCCGCGTATTGAGCAGGCACGGCATGGTGATGCGGGCGGGATGCGCGGGGCTGCTTTCCTACATCTTACCGATTAA
- the cobB gene encoding Sir2 family NAD+-dependent deacetylase — protein MLSRRGHRLSRFRKNKRHLRDRLRQRIFFRDRVVPELMEKPRVLVLTGAGISAESGIRTFRAADGLWEEHRVEDVATPEGFSRNPQLVQSFYNARRHQLQQPEIQPNAAHIALAKLEAELGDRFLLVTQNIDNLHERAGSQNVIHMHGELLKVRCSQSGQILEWTGDVTPEDKCHCCQFPAPLRPHVVWFGEMPLGMDEIYMALAMADVFIAIGTSGHVYPAAGFVHEARLHGAHTVELNLEPSQVGSEFEEKYYGPASQVVPEFVEKLLKGL, from the coding sequence ATGCTGTCGCGTCGGGGTCATCGGTTAAGCCGCTTTCGTAAAAATAAACGCCATTTGCGCGATCGCCTGCGTCAACGAATCTTTTTCAGAGACAGAGTGGTGCCTGAATTGATGGAAAAACCAAGAGTACTGGTACTGACGGGAGCGGGGATCTCCGCTGAGTCAGGAATTCGAACCTTCCGCGCTGCGGATGGTCTCTGGGAAGAACATCGGGTTGAGGACGTTGCGACTCCGGAAGGCTTTAGTCGCAATCCGCAGCTGGTCCAGTCGTTTTATAACGCCCGTCGTCATCAGTTGCAACAGCCAGAAATCCAGCCTAATGCAGCGCATATCGCGCTGGCAAAACTCGAAGCCGAGCTGGGCGACCGTTTTTTACTGGTGACGCAGAACATTGATAACCTGCATGAACGTGCGGGCAGCCAGAACGTGATTCATATGCACGGCGAACTGCTCAAGGTTCGCTGTTCACAAAGCGGTCAGATTCTGGAGTGGACAGGTGATGTGACCCCGGAAGATAAATGTCATTGCTGCCAGTTTCCGGCTCCGCTAAGACCACACGTGGTGTGGTTTGGTGAAATGCCTCTGGGCATGGATGAAATCTATATGGCGCTGGCAATGGCGGATGTATTTATTGCCATTGGCACGTCGGGCCATGTTTATCCGGCAGCGGGTTTTGTGCATGAGGCGCGACTGCATGGGGCGCATACGGTAGAGCTAAATCTTGAACCGAGCCAGGTGGGAAGCGAGTTTGAAGAGAAGTATTACGGTCCGGCAAGCCAGGTGGTGCCTGAGTTCGTTGAGAAGTTACTGAAAGGACTGTGA
- the potD gene encoding spermidine/putrescine ABC transporter substrate-binding protein PotD, translating into MKKWSRHLLAAGALALGMSAAHANDNNTLYFYNWTEYVPPGLLEQFTKETGIKVIYSTYESNETMYAKLKTYKDGAYDLVVPSTYYVDKMRKEGMIQKIDKSTLTNFHNLDPEMLNKPFDPNNDYSIPYIWGATAIGINSDAIDPKTVTSWADLWKPEYKGSLLLTDDAREVFQMALRKLGYSGNTTDPKEIEAAYNELKKLMPNVAAFNSDNPANPYMEGEVNLGMVWNGSAYVARQAGTPLEVVWPKEGGIFWMDSLSIPANAKNKEGALKLINFLLRPDVAKEVAETIGYPTPNLAARKLLSPEVANDKTLYPDAETINKGEWQNDVGSASAIYEEYYQKLKAGR; encoded by the coding sequence ATGAAAAAATGGTCACGCCACCTGCTCGCGGCGGGTGCTCTGGCACTGGGCATGAGCGCCGCTCACGCGAATGACAACAACACGCTTTATTTCTATAACTGGACTGAATATGTTCCGCCTGGACTGCTGGAGCAATTCACCAAAGAGACCGGCATTAAGGTTATCTATTCGACCTACGAGTCAAATGAAACCATGTACGCCAAGCTCAAAACCTATAAAGACGGCGCCTACGATTTGGTGGTTCCGTCCACCTATTACGTCGACAAAATGCGCAAAGAAGGCATGATCCAGAAGATCGACAAGTCGACGTTGACCAACTTCCACAACCTCGACCCGGAAATGCTCAACAAGCCGTTTGACCCCAACAATGACTACTCCATCCCATATATCTGGGGTGCAACGGCTATTGGCATCAACAGCGATGCCATCGACCCGAAAACCGTAACCAGCTGGGCCGACCTGTGGAAACCGGAGTACAAAGGCAGCCTGTTGTTAACGGATGACGCGCGTGAAGTGTTCCAGATGGCGCTGCGCAAGCTGGGGTACTCCGGCAATACCACCGATCCTAAAGAGATTGAAGCCGCCTATAACGAGTTGAAGAAGCTGATGCCTAACGTCGCAGCGTTTAACTCTGACAACCCAGCCAACCCGTATATGGAAGGCGAAGTTAATCTGGGGATGGTGTGGAACGGCTCCGCGTATGTTGCGCGTCAGGCCGGCACTCCGCTGGAAGTGGTATGGCCAAAAGAAGGTGGCATTTTCTGGATGGACAGCCTGTCTATTCCGGCTAACGCGAAAAACAAAGAAGGTGCGCTGAAGCTGATTAACTTCCTGCTGCGCCCGGACGTGGCGAAAGAAGTCGCAGAAACTATCGGTTACCCGACGCCAAACCTGGCAGCACGCAAGCTGTTAAGTCCGGAAGTGGCGAACGACAAAACACTCTACCCTGACGCAGAAACCATCAACAAAGGGGAATGGCAGAACGATGTCGGTTCCGCCAGCGCTATCTATGAAGAGTATTATCAGAAGCTTAAAGCAGGACGCTAA
- the potC gene encoding spermidine/putrescine ABC transporter permease PotC: MIGRLLRGGFMTAIYAYLYIPIIILIVNSFNSSRFGINWQGFTTKWYGLLMNNDSLLQAAQHSLTMAVLSATFATLIGSLTAVALYRYRFRGKPFVSGMLFVVMMSPDIVMAISLLVLFMLIGIQLGFWSLLFSHITFCLPFVVVTVYSRLKGFDVRMLEAAKDLGASEVTILRKIILPLAMPAVAAGWLLSFTLSMDDVVVSSFVTGPGYEILPLKIYSMVKVGVSPEVNALATILLVLSLVMVIASQLIARDKTKGR, translated from the coding sequence ATGATCGGTCGACTGCTTCGTGGCGGTTTTATGACCGCTATCTACGCGTATCTGTATATTCCAATCATTATCTTGATTGTGAACTCCTTTAACAGCTCGCGCTTTGGTATCAACTGGCAGGGTTTCACCACCAAATGGTACGGCCTGCTGATGAACAACGACAGCCTGCTGCAGGCAGCGCAGCACTCGCTGACGATGGCGGTGCTCTCCGCCACGTTCGCCACGCTGATCGGCTCACTTACCGCGGTCGCGCTTTACCGCTACCGTTTTCGCGGTAAACCGTTCGTCAGCGGCATGCTGTTCGTGGTGATGATGTCGCCAGATATCGTGATGGCTATATCTCTGCTGGTGCTGTTTATGCTGATCGGCATTCAACTGGGGTTCTGGTCGCTGCTGTTCTCGCATATCACTTTTTGTCTGCCTTTTGTGGTGGTGACGGTTTACTCACGCCTGAAAGGTTTTGATGTACGCATGCTTGAGGCGGCTAAAGATCTTGGTGCCAGCGAAGTGACGATTCTGCGTAAGATCATACTGCCACTGGCTATGCCTGCGGTGGCTGCGGGTTGGTTGCTGAGCTTTACGCTGTCGATGGATGATGTCGTCGTTTCATCCTTCGTTACCGGGCCGGGTTATGAAATTCTGCCATTAAAAATCTACTCAATGGTTAAGGTCGGCGTATCACCAGAGGTGAACGCGCTGGCGACCATTTTGTTGGTTCTGTCGCTGGTTATGGTGATCGCCAGCCAGCTTATTGCACGTGATAAAACCAAGGGCCGTTAA
- the potB gene encoding spermidine/putrescine ABC transporter permease PotB, which produces MKNTSKFQSVVIVTIVGWLVLFVFLPNLMIIGTSFLTRDDANFVKMVFTLENYARLLDPLYFEVLVHSLNMALIATFACLVLGYPFAWFLVKLPEKVRPLLLFLLIVPFWTNSLIRIYGLKIFLSTKGYLNEFLLWLGVIDTPIRIMFTPSAVIIGLVYILLPFMVMPLYSSIEKLDKPLLEAARDLGASKLQTFTRIIIPLTMPGIIAGCLLVMLPAMGLFYVSDLMGGAKNLLIGNVIKVQFLNIRDWPFGAATSITLTIVMGLMLLVYWRASRLLNKKVELE; this is translated from the coding sequence ATGAAGAACACAAGTAAATTCCAGAGTGTGGTGATCGTCACCATTGTCGGTTGGCTTGTGTTATTTGTCTTTCTGCCCAACCTGATGATCATCGGTACCAGCTTTTTAACCCGTGACGACGCCAACTTCGTCAAAATGGTCTTTACGCTGGAAAACTATGCACGCCTGCTCGATCCGCTCTATTTTGAGGTGTTGGTTCACTCCCTCAATATGGCGCTGATCGCTACGTTCGCCTGCCTGGTACTCGGCTATCCGTTCGCCTGGTTTTTGGTGAAACTGCCGGAAAAAGTGCGCCCGCTTCTGCTGTTCCTGCTGATTGTTCCATTCTGGACCAACTCGCTTATTCGCATCTACGGGCTCAAAATTTTCCTCAGTACCAAAGGCTATCTCAACGAATTTCTGTTGTGGCTCGGCGTTATCGATACTCCTATTCGCATCATGTTTACCCCCAGCGCGGTGATAATCGGCCTGGTGTACATTCTTCTGCCGTTTATGGTCATGCCGCTCTATTCCAGCATTGAAAAGCTCGATAAACCGCTGCTGGAAGCCGCGCGCGATTTGGGGGCCAGTAAACTTCAGACCTTTACCCGCATCATTATTCCGCTGACGATGCCAGGGATTATCGCCGGATGCCTGCTGGTTATGCTGCCTGCAATGGGGCTGTTTTATGTTTCCGACCTCATGGGCGGAGCGAAAAACCTGCTAATTGGCAACGTGATTAAAGTACAGTTCCTGAACATCCGCGACTGGCCATTCGGTGCCGCCACCAGCATTACGTTGACCATCGTGATGGGGCTGATGCTACTGGTTTACTGGCGCGCCTCCCGCTTGCTGAACAAGAAGGTGGAACTCGAATGA
- the potA gene encoding spermidine/putrescine ABC transporter ATP-binding protein PotA — protein sequence MGQSKKLNKQPRSLSPLVQLAGIRKSFDGKEVISSLDLTINNGEFLTLLGPSGCGKTTVLRLIAGLETVDSGHIMLDNQDITHVPAENRYVNTVFQSYALFPHMTVFENVAFGLRMQKTPAVDIPPRVTEALRMVQLEEFAQRKPHQLSGGQQQRVAIARAVVNKPRLLLLDESLSALDYKLRKQMQNELKALQRKLGITFVFVTHDQEEALTMSDRIVVMRDGKIEQDGTPREIYEEPKNLFVAGFIGEINMFNATVIERLDEQRVRANVEGRECNIYVNFAVKPGQKLHVLLRPEDLRVDEINDDNHIEGLIGYVRERNYKGMTLESVVELENGKMVMVSEFFNEDDPDFDHSLDQKMAINWVESWEVVLADEEHK from the coding sequence ATGGGACAGAGTAAAAAATTGAATAAACAACCGCGTTCGCTTTCTCCACTGGTGCAATTAGCGGGAATTCGCAAAAGTTTCGATGGCAAAGAGGTGATTTCCAGCCTGGATTTGACCATCAATAATGGCGAGTTTCTCACGCTGCTCGGCCCCTCTGGCTGCGGTAAAACAACCGTTCTACGCCTGATTGCCGGTCTGGAAACGGTTGATTCCGGTCATATTATGTTGGACAACCAGGATATCACTCACGTTCCTGCGGAAAACCGCTACGTGAACACCGTCTTCCAAAGCTATGCGTTATTTCCCCACATGACCGTGTTTGAGAATGTGGCCTTTGGTCTACGCATGCAAAAAACCCCCGCAGTCGACATTCCTCCTCGCGTTACTGAAGCTCTGCGCATGGTGCAACTGGAAGAGTTCGCCCAGCGAAAACCGCATCAACTCTCCGGTGGACAGCAGCAGCGCGTAGCGATTGCCCGTGCGGTAGTCAATAAACCACGTTTACTCCTGTTAGATGAATCCCTCTCTGCGCTGGACTACAAACTACGTAAGCAGATGCAGAACGAACTGAAGGCGCTACAACGTAAGCTGGGTATCACTTTTGTTTTTGTCACGCACGACCAGGAAGAAGCGCTGACCATGTCAGACCGTATCGTGGTGATGCGCGATGGTAAGATTGAGCAGGACGGTACGCCGCGCGAAATCTACGAAGAGCCGAAAAATCTGTTCGTCGCCGGGTTTATCGGCGAGATCAATATGTTTAACGCCACGGTGATAGAACGCCTGGACGAACAGCGCGTCCGTGCTAACGTTGAAGGTCGCGAGTGCAATATCTATGTCAACTTCGCCGTTAAGCCCGGGCAGAAGCTGCACGTCCTGTTACGCCCGGAAGATCTGCGTGTTGATGAAATTAACGACGATAATCATATCGAAGGCCTGATCGGCTACGTGCGTGAACGCAACTACAAGGGCATGACGCTGGAGTCGGTTGTGGAACTGGAAAATGGCAAGATGGTGATGGTTAGCGAATTCTTCAACGAAGACGATCCTGACTTTGACCACTCCCTCGACCAGAAAATGGCGATTAACTGGGTAGAAAGCTGGGAGGTCGTACTGGCTGATGAAGAACACAAGTAA
- the pepT gene encoding peptidase T, protein MDKLLERFLHYVSLDTQSKSGVRQVPSTEGQWKLLQLLKQQLEEMGLVNISLSEKGTLMATLPANVAGNIPAIGFISHVDTSPDFSGKNVNPQIVENYRGGDIALGIGDEVLSPVMFPVLHQLLGQTLITTDGKTLLGADDKAGVAEIMTALAVLIQKDIPHGDIRVAFTPDEEVGKGAKHFDVAAFDAKWAYTVDGGGVGELEFENFNAASVNIKIVGNNVHPGTAKGVMVNALSLAARIHAEVPVDESPETTEGYEGFYHLASMKGTVDRADMHYIIRDFDRKQFEARKRKIMDIAKKVGKGLHPDCYIELVIEDSYYNMREKVIEHPHVLDIAQQAMRDCDIEPVLKPIRGGTDGAQLSFMGLPCPNLFTGGYNYHGKHEFVTLEGMEKAVQVIVRIAELTAKQ, encoded by the coding sequence ATGGATAAACTACTTGAGCGTTTTTTACACTACGTGTCGCTGGACACCCAATCAAAATCGGGCGTGCGGCAGGTACCCAGCACCGAAGGACAGTGGAAGTTATTGCAACTGCTCAAACAACAGCTCGAAGAGATGGGGCTGGTAAATATTTCACTGAGCGAAAAGGGGACGTTGATGGCCACGTTGCCCGCTAACGTTGCTGGTAATATTCCCGCGATCGGCTTTATTTCCCATGTGGATACCTCACCGGATTTCAGCGGTAAAAACGTTAATCCGCAAATCGTTGAAAACTATCGCGGTGGCGATATTGCGTTAGGCATTGGTGATGAAGTTTTATCGCCGGTGATGTTCCCGGTACTGCATCAACTTCTGGGTCAGACGCTGATCACTACAGACGGTAAAACGCTACTGGGTGCGGATGATAAAGCTGGTGTGGCGGAAATTATGACCGCACTGGCGGTGCTAATCCAAAAAGACATTCCGCACGGTGATATTCGCGTGGCTTTTACACCGGACGAAGAGGTTGGTAAAGGCGCGAAGCATTTTGACGTTGCGGCATTCGATGCGAAGTGGGCCTATACCGTTGACGGCGGTGGCGTGGGTGAGCTGGAGTTTGAAAACTTCAACGCCGCGTCGGTTAATATCAAAATTGTCGGCAACAATGTGCATCCCGGTACCGCAAAAGGGGTGATGGTGAATGCGCTGTCGCTGGCGGCGCGTATTCACGCTGAAGTTCCGGTAGACGAAAGTCCGGAAACGACGGAAGGCTACGAAGGCTTTTATCATCTGGCGAGCATGAAAGGGACGGTTGACCGGGCGGATATGCACTACATCATCCGTGATTTTGACCGCAAGCAGTTTGAAGCGCGAAAACGCAAGATTATGGATATCGCCAAAAAGGTCGGCAAAGGGTTACACCCGGATTGCTATATCGAACTGGTGATTGAAGACAGCTACTACAATATGCGCGAAAAAGTGATTGAGCATCCACATGTGCTGGATATCGCCCAGCAGGCGATGCGCGATTGCGATATTGAGCCAGTACTGAAACCTATTCGTGGAGGTACCGACGGCGCGCAGCTGTCGTTTATGGGATTACCGTGTCCGAATCTGTTCACCGGCGGCTACAATTATCATGGTAAACATGAGTTTGTCACTCTGGAAGGGATGGAAAAAGCGGTACAGGTGATTGTGCGTATTGCGGAATTGACGGCGAAACAGTAG
- the roxA gene encoding [50S ribosomal protein L16]-arginine 3-hydroxylase has product MEYQLTLNWPDFLERHWQKRPVVLKRGFNNFIDPLSPDELAGLAMESEVDSRLVSHQDGKWQVSHGPFESYDHLGENNWSLLVQAVNHWHEPTAALMRPFRELPDWRIDDLMISFSVPGGGVGPHLDQYDVFIIQGTGRRRWRVGEKLQLKQHCPHPDLLQVDPFEAIIDEELEPGDILYIPPGFPHEGYALENAMNYSVGFRAPNTRELISGFADYVLQRELGSTYYSDPELPPRDHPADVLPQEMDKLREMMLGLINQPEHFQQWFGEFISQSRHELDIAPPEPPYQPDEIYDALKQGDVLVRLGGLRVLRIGDDVYANGEKIDSPHRPALEALASHIVLTAENFEDALEDPSFLAMLAALVNSGYWFFEG; this is encoded by the coding sequence ATGGAATACCAACTCACACTTAACTGGCCCGATTTTCTTGAACGCCACTGGCAGAAACGCCCAGTGGTCTTAAAACGCGGGTTTAATAACTTTATTGACCCACTCTCTCCTGACGAACTGGCTGGACTGGCAATGGAAAGCGAAGTCGACAGCCGACTCGTCAGCCACCAGGACGGTAAATGGCAGGTGAGCCACGGTCCGTTCGAAAGCTATGATCATCTCGGCGAGAACAACTGGTCATTGCTGGTACAAGCGGTCAATCACTGGCATGAGCCAACCGCCGCGCTGATGCGCCCGTTTCGCGAACTGCCGGACTGGCGCATCGACGATCTGATGATCTCCTTCTCCGTACCCGGTGGCGGCGTTGGCCCGCATCTGGATCAGTACGATGTGTTTATCATTCAGGGAACCGGGCGTCGTCGCTGGCGTGTGGGTGAAAAACTGCAGTTAAAGCAGCATTGCCCTCACCCGGACCTGCTGCAGGTCGATCCGTTTGAAGCCATCATCGATGAAGAACTGGAACCCGGCGATATCCTGTATATTCCGCCAGGATTCCCGCACGAAGGCTATGCGCTGGAAAACGCCATGAACTATTCGGTCGGATTCCGCGCGCCAAACACTCGCGAGCTTATCAGCGGCTTCGCCGATTACGTTTTGCAACGTGAGTTGGGCAGCACGTATTACAGCGATCCTGAGCTGCCGCCGCGCGATCATCCGGCAGACGTTCTGCCGCAGGAGATGGACAAGCTGCGCGAAATGATGCTGGGGCTGATCAATCAACCCGAACATTTCCAGCAGTGGTTTGGCGAGTTTATTTCTCAGTCTCGTCATGAACTGGATATTGCCCCGCCAGAGCCACCGTATCAGCCAGACGAAATTTACGATGCCCTGAAACAGGGGGATGTATTAGTGCGTCTGGGCGGATTGCGTGTATTGCGCATCGGGGATGACGTCTACGCTAACGGTGAGAAAATTGATTCACCGCATCGCCCGGCCCTGGAAGCGCTGGCCAGTCATATTGTGCTAACAGCCGAGAACTTTGAGGATGCGCTGGAAGATCCATCTTTCCTTGCCATGCTTGCCGCGCTGGTCAACAGCGGGTACTGGTTCTTCGAAGGGTAA